The Microbacterium sp. LWO12-1.2 genome includes a window with the following:
- a CDS encoding DNA-directed RNA polymerase subunit beta codes for MAAARNASTSTTTKNGRGASRLSFAKISDTLTVPDLLALQTESFGWLVGNDDWKARVAEAKKAGRTDVNEISGLGEIFEEISPIEDLGETMQLSFTNPYLEPEKYSIEECKERGKTYAAPLYVEAEFMNHLTGEIKTQTVFMGDFPLQTGKGTFIINGSERVVVSQLVRSPGVYFDKTPDKTSDKDIVSARVIPSRGAWLEFEIDKRDQVGVRVDRKRKQSVTVFLKALGMTSEEILAEFAGYTSIEETLAKDTIVTKEDALRDIYRKLRPGEQVAAEAARALLDNFYFNPKRYDLAKVGRYKINQKLGLDQPLNSSVLTVEDIVATIKYLVRLHAGTEETFSGIRSGKKAEIRLATDDIDNFGNRRIRAVGELIQNQVRTGLSRMERVVRERMTTQDIEAITPQTLINVRPVVAAIKEFFGTSQLSQFMDQNNPLAGLTNKRRLSALGPGGLSRDRAGVEVRDVHPSHYGRMCPIETPEGPNIGLIGALATFARINSFGFIETPYRKVEGGVVTEHIDYLTASEEVDFNIAQANAPLDAKGRFIESHVLARPKGGSGEVDMFLPEDIGYIDVSPRQMVSVATSLVPFLEHDDAQRALMGANMQRQAVPLLRSDSPLVGTGMEGYTAIDAGDVLTAEKAGVVTEVSADRVVVMLDEGGTQEYHLRKFDRSNQGTSYNQKVVVNAGERVEVGEVIADGPATENGELALGKNLLVAFMTWEGYNFEDAIILSQDLVKDDTLSSIHIEEYEVDARDTKLGKEEITRDLPNVSPELLKDLDERGIIRIGAEVRPGDILVGKVTPKGETELSAEERLLRAIFNEKSREVRDTSLKVPHGEQGTIIAVKEFNAEDGDDELGSGVNRRVVVYIAQKRKITEGDKLAGRHGNKGVIAKILPIEDMPFLADGTPVDIVLNPLGIPGRMNFGQVLETHLGWIAKQGWKVEGKPEWAARLPEEAFEAAPNTKVATPVFDGASEEEIAGLLNVTTPTRDGVRLIDSTGKTQLFDGRSGEPFPAPISVGYMYILKLHHLVDDKIHARSTGPYSMITQQPLGGKAQFGGQRFGEMEVWALEAYGAAYALQELLTIKSDDILGRVKVYEAIVKGENIQEPGIPESFKVLMKEMQSLCLNVEVLSADGTLVNLRDTDDEAFRAAEELGINISSRFEAASIDEI; via the coding sequence TTGGCTGCTGCTCGCAACGCATCCACATCCACCACCACCAAGAACGGACGCGGAGCTTCCCGTCTTTCGTTCGCCAAGATCTCCGACACGCTGACGGTCCCTGACCTTCTCGCCCTGCAGACCGAATCCTTCGGTTGGCTCGTCGGTAACGACGACTGGAAGGCCCGCGTCGCCGAGGCCAAGAAGGCCGGCCGCACCGACGTCAACGAGATCAGCGGTCTCGGCGAGATCTTCGAGGAGATCTCTCCGATCGAGGACCTCGGCGAGACGATGCAGCTCTCGTTCACGAACCCCTACCTCGAGCCGGAGAAGTACTCCATCGAGGAGTGCAAGGAGCGTGGCAAGACCTACGCCGCTCCGCTGTACGTCGAGGCCGAGTTCATGAACCACCTCACGGGTGAGATCAAGACCCAGACGGTCTTCATGGGCGACTTCCCGCTTCAGACGGGCAAGGGTACGTTCATCATCAACGGCTCCGAGCGCGTCGTCGTGTCGCAGCTCGTGCGCTCGCCGGGTGTCTACTTCGACAAGACCCCCGACAAGACGTCCGACAAGGACATCGTGTCGGCACGTGTCATCCCGAGCCGTGGTGCCTGGCTCGAGTTCGAGATCGACAAGCGCGACCAGGTCGGCGTGCGCGTCGACCGCAAGCGCAAGCAGTCGGTCACGGTCTTCCTCAAGGCGCTGGGTATGACCAGCGAGGAGATCCTCGCCGAGTTCGCCGGCTACACCTCGATCGAGGAGACGCTCGCGAAGGACACCATCGTCACGAAGGAAGATGCGCTCCGCGACATCTACCGCAAGCTGCGTCCGGGCGAGCAGGTCGCCGCCGAGGCCGCCCGTGCGCTGCTGGACAACTTCTACTTCAACCCGAAGCGCTACGACCTCGCGAAGGTGGGTCGTTACAAGATCAACCAGAAGCTCGGTCTCGACCAGCCGCTGAACTCGTCGGTCCTGACCGTCGAGGACATCGTCGCGACGATCAAGTACCTCGTGCGTCTGCACGCCGGTACCGAGGAGACCTTCTCGGGCATCCGCTCGGGCAAGAAGGCCGAGATCCGCCTCGCGACCGACGACATCGACAACTTCGGCAACCGTCGTATCCGCGCCGTCGGCGAGCTGATCCAGAACCAGGTCCGCACCGGTCTGTCCCGCATGGAGCGCGTCGTCCGCGAGCGCATGACCACGCAGGACATCGAGGCGATCACGCCGCAGACCCTGATCAACGTGCGCCCCGTCGTCGCCGCGATCAAGGAGTTCTTCGGAACGTCGCAGCTGTCGCAGTTCATGGACCAGAACAACCCGCTCGCGGGTCTGACGAACAAGCGTCGTCTGTCCGCGCTCGGCCCCGGTGGTCTCTCGCGTGACCGCGCCGGCGTCGAGGTCCGTGACGTCCACCCGTCGCACTACGGCCGCATGTGCCCGATCGAGACCCCGGAAGGCCCGAACATCGGTCTGATCGGTGCTCTCGCGACGTTCGCGCGCATCAACTCGTTCGGCTTCATCGAGACCCCCTACCGCAAGGTCGAGGGTGGCGTGGTCACCGAGCACATCGACTACCTCACGGCTTCGGAAGAGGTCGACTTCAACATCGCGCAGGCGAACGCCCCGCTCGATGCCAAGGGTCGCTTCATCGAGAGCCACGTCCTGGCCCGCCCCAAGGGCGGAAGCGGCGAGGTCGACATGTTCCTCCCGGAGGACATCGGCTACATCGACGTCTCCCCGCGCCAGATGGTGTCGGTCGCGACCTCGCTCGTGCCCTTCCTCGAGCACGATGACGCACAGCGCGCCCTCATGGGTGCCAACATGCAGCGTCAGGCTGTGCCGCTGCTGCGCAGCGACTCGCCGCTCGTCGGAACCGGTATGGAGGGCTACACGGCCATCGACGCCGGTGACGTGCTCACCGCCGAGAAGGCCGGTGTCGTCACCGAGGTCTCCGCAGACCGCGTCGTCGTCATGCTCGACGAGGGTGGAACGCAGGAATACCACCTCCGCAAGTTCGACCGCTCCAACCAGGGCACGTCGTACAACCAGAAGGTCGTCGTCAACGCCGGTGAGCGCGTCGAGGTCGGAGAGGTCATCGCCGATGGCCCCGCCACCGAGAACGGTGAGCTGGCACTCGGAAAGAACCTCCTCGTCGCATTCATGACGTGGGAAGGCTACAACTTCGAGGACGCGATCATCCTCAGCCAGGACCTGGTGAAGGACGACACCCTCTCCTCGATCCACATCGAGGAGTACGAGGTCGACGCCCGCGACACCAAGCTCGGCAAGGAGGAGATCACCCGTGACCTCCCCAACGTCAGCCCTGAGCTGCTGAAGGACCTCGACGAGCGCGGCATCATCCGCATCGGTGCCGAGGTCCGCCCCGGCGACATCCTCGTCGGCAAGGTCACGCCGAAGGGTGAGACCGAGCTGTCGGCCGAGGAGCGTCTGCTCCGCGCGATCTTCAACGAGAAGAGCCGCGAAGTCCGTGACACCTCGCTGAAGGTGCCCCACGGTGAGCAGGGCACGATCATCGCGGTCAAGGAGTTCAACGCCGAGGACGGCGACGACGAGCTCGGCTCCGGTGTGAACCGCCGCGTCGTGGTCTACATCGCCCAGAAGCGCAAGATCACCGAGGGTGACAAGCTCGCCGGCCGTCACGGCAACAAGGGTGTCATCGCGAAGATCCTCCCGATCGAGGACATGCCGTTCCTCGCGGACGGAACTCCGGTCGACATCGTGCTGAACCCGCTCGGCATCCCGGGTCGAATGAACTTCGGCCAGGTGCTGGAGACCCACCTCGGGTGGATCGCCAAGCAGGGCTGGAAGGTCGAGGGCAAGCCCGAGTGGGCCGCCCGTCTGCCGGAAGAGGCGTTCGAAGCCGCTCCCAACACGAAGGTCGCCACCCCGGTGTTCGACGGTGCGAGCGAGGAGGAGATCGCCGGTCTCCTCAACGTGACCACCCCGACCCGCGACGGCGTGCGCCTGATCGACTCGACCGGAAAGACGCAGCTGTTCGACGGCCGCTCCGGCGAGCCGTTCCCGGCTCCGATCTCCGTGGGCTACATGTACATCCTGAAGCTGCACCACCTGGTCGACGACAAGATCCACGCACGTTCCACGGGTCCGTACTCGATGATCACCCAGCAGCCGCTCGGTGGTAAGGCGCAGTTCGGTGGACAGCGCTTCGGTGAGATGGAGGTGTGGGCCCTCGAGGCCTACGGCGCCGCATACGCGCTCCAGGAGCTCCTCACGATCAAGTCCGACGACATCCTCGGCCGCGTCAAGGTGTACGAGGCGATCGTCAAGGGCGAGAACATCCAGGAGCCCGGCATCCCCGAGTCCTTCAAGGTGCTCATGAAGGAGATGCAGTCGCTCTGCCTGAACGTCGAGGTGCTCTCGGCCGACGGCACGCTGGTCAACCTGCGTGACACCGACGATGAGGCCTTCCGTGCAGCGGAAGAGCTCGGAATCAACATCTCCAGCCGCTTCGAGGCCGCCTCGATCGACGAGATCTAA
- a CDS encoding ABC transporter ATP-binding protein, whose translation MNARKENQTSDAPLLSVQGLAVDFATMDGVVHAVEGVDLDIKAGETVAIVGESGSGKSTTAMAIIGLLAGGGRVAAGSIRLDGREITRASEHELRAIRGRDIGLVPQDPMSNLNPVAKIGTQVAETLLAHGLATRQNVHEKVVQALTAAGLPDPERRAKQYPHEFSGGMRQRALIAIGLACSPRLLIADEPTSALDVTVQQTILDQIGAMTRELGTAVLLITHDLGLAAERAERVIVMHRGKVVEQGSARQILEAPQHPYTQSLVKAAPSVAAARLRPEAFHVEEREAESEPEAAVPTDNIVEIENLTKVYPVRGRGEDFVAVKDVSLSIPRGETVAIVGESGSGKTTTARMLLKVVEPTSGLIRFEGKDISSLTKAETRDFRQRVQPIFQDPYSSLNPMFTIERLISEPLDFYRRGSGAERRARVRQLLDDVALPQSMLRRYPSELSGGQRQRVAIARALALSPDLIVCDEPVSALDVLVQDQILTLLGDLQREYGLSYLFISHDLAVVRLISDYVCVMKDGALVEAASSEEIFTNARDPYTRRLLASIPGNELNIAS comes from the coding sequence ATGAACGCCAGGAAAGAGAATCAGACGTCCGACGCACCGCTGCTGTCTGTGCAGGGACTCGCCGTCGACTTCGCCACCATGGACGGTGTCGTGCACGCGGTCGAGGGGGTGGACCTCGACATCAAGGCGGGGGAGACCGTCGCGATCGTGGGCGAGTCCGGCTCGGGCAAGTCGACCACGGCGATGGCGATCATCGGCCTGCTCGCGGGTGGCGGTCGCGTCGCCGCGGGGAGCATCCGGCTCGACGGTCGCGAGATCACGCGTGCATCGGAGCACGAGCTGCGTGCCATCCGCGGGCGTGACATCGGGCTGGTTCCGCAGGACCCGATGTCGAACCTGAACCCGGTCGCCAAGATCGGCACCCAGGTCGCCGAGACCCTGCTCGCACATGGACTCGCCACTAGGCAGAACGTGCACGAGAAGGTCGTGCAGGCGCTGACCGCGGCAGGCCTCCCCGATCCCGAGCGGCGTGCGAAGCAGTATCCGCACGAGTTCTCCGGCGGCATGCGGCAGCGGGCGCTCATCGCGATCGGCCTCGCCTGCAGCCCGCGACTGCTGATCGCCGATGAGCCGACCAGCGCGCTCGACGTCACGGTGCAGCAGACGATCCTCGACCAGATCGGGGCGATGACGCGGGAGCTCGGCACCGCGGTGCTGCTCATCACGCACGACCTCGGTCTCGCGGCCGAGCGTGCGGAGCGGGTCATCGTGATGCATCGAGGCAAGGTCGTCGAGCAGGGGTCTGCGCGCCAGATCCTCGAGGCGCCGCAGCATCCGTACACGCAGTCGCTCGTGAAGGCCGCGCCGTCGGTCGCCGCTGCGCGACTGCGACCGGAGGCGTTCCACGTCGAGGAGCGGGAGGCGGAGTCGGAGCCTGAGGCGGCGGTCCCCACGGACAACATCGTCGAGATCGAGAACCTCACCAAGGTGTATCCGGTGCGCGGTCGCGGAGAGGACTTCGTGGCGGTCAAGGACGTCTCGCTGTCGATCCCGCGCGGCGAGACGGTTGCGATCGTGGGCGAATCCGGCTCGGGCAAGACCACGACGGCGCGGATGCTGCTCAAGGTGGTCGAGCCGACCAGCGGCCTGATCCGCTTCGAAGGCAAGGACATCTCCTCGCTGACCAAGGCGGAGACGCGGGACTTCCGGCAGCGCGTGCAGCCGATCTTCCAAGACCCGTACTCGAGCCTGAACCCGATGTTCACGATCGAGAGGCTGATCTCCGAACCGCTCGACTTCTACCGGAGGGGGAGCGGAGCGGAGCGGCGCGCACGAGTGCGGCAGCTGCTCGACGACGTGGCGCTGCCGCAGTCGATGCTCCGGCGTTATCCGTCGGAGTTGTCCGGCGGACAGCGTCAGCGCGTCGCGATCGCCAGGGCGCTCGCCCTGTCGCCGGATCTGATCGTGTGCGACGAGCCGGTCTCGGCGCTCGACGTGCTGGTGCAGGACCAGATCCTGACACTGCTCGGAGACCTGCAGCGCGAGTACGGGCTGAGCTACCTGTTCATCTCGCACGACCTCGCCGTGGTGCGTCTGATCAGCGACTACGTGTGCGTCATGAAGGACGGTGCTCTGGTCGAAGCGGCGTCGTCCGAGGAGATCTTCACCAACGCGCGTGACCCGTACACGCGCCGTCTGCTCGCCTCGATCCCTGGCAACGAGCTGAACATCGCGTCCTGA
- a CDS encoding ABC transporter substrate-binding protein: MHQSVMRRRGLIAITGATLAALVLAGCVASDRGDEGSEGSGDVDGTFVFAASSDPASLDPAFAQDGESFRVSRQIFEGLVGTKPGTADPAPLLAERWESSEDGMSHTFALKEGVTFQDGTPFNAEAVCVNFDRWYNWTGLAASEAFGYYYNKLFKGYASNAADAVYKSCTPDGDYSVTIELNKPFAGFVASLSLPSFSMQSPSAMKEFGADDVSGSAEAPVLSEYATAHPVGTGPYQFDEWAPGEQVTLTSYGDYWGDKGQVDKIIFRTIDDPTARRQALESGSIDGYDLVGPADTKALEDDGFTMVSRPPFTILYLAFNQAVPELQDPKVREALSYAVDKDALITQVLPEGTQKAIEFVPEVVNGYNADVTTFDYGPEKAKALLAEAGYDEANPLKLTFNYPVNVSRPYMPDPEQIFTVLSSQLSEVGVETTPVSEEWVEYLDRTTGTSDHGIHLLGWTGDYNDTDNFVGVFFGQKSSEWGFDNPELFQKLNEARGVSNLEDQTALYKEINEMVAQFIPGIPLAHPAPTLAFDPRVKSYPASPVNDEVFTGIVLTK, translated from the coding sequence ATGCACCAATCAGTCATGCGACGGCGAGGACTCATCGCCATCACCGGAGCCACGCTCGCAGCTCTCGTCCTGGCAGGATGCGTCGCCAGCGACCGAGGAGACGAAGGTTCAGAGGGATCCGGGGATGTCGACGGCACGTTCGTCTTCGCGGCATCCTCCGACCCGGCCAGCCTCGACCCCGCCTTCGCCCAGGATGGCGAGAGCTTCCGCGTCTCGCGCCAGATCTTCGAGGGACTCGTCGGTACGAAGCCCGGCACGGCAGACCCCGCACCGCTGCTCGCCGAGCGCTGGGAGTCGTCGGAGGACGGCATGTCGCACACCTTCGCGCTGAAGGAGGGAGTGACGTTCCAGGACGGCACTCCGTTCAACGCCGAAGCCGTCTGCGTCAACTTCGACCGCTGGTACAACTGGACGGGTCTCGCCGCATCCGAGGCATTCGGGTACTACTACAACAAGCTCTTCAAGGGCTACGCCTCCAATGCCGCCGACGCGGTGTACAAGTCCTGCACGCCCGATGGCGACTACTCCGTCACCATCGAGCTGAACAAGCCGTTCGCCGGTTTCGTGGCTTCGCTGTCGCTGCCGTCCTTCTCGATGCAGAGCCCTTCGGCGATGAAGGAGTTCGGTGCGGATGACGTGAGCGGATCCGCCGAGGCCCCCGTGCTCTCGGAGTACGCGACCGCGCACCCGGTCGGCACCGGCCCCTACCAGTTCGACGAATGGGCTCCGGGCGAGCAGGTCACGCTCACGTCCTACGGCGACTACTGGGGCGACAAGGGTCAGGTGGACAAGATCATCTTCCGCACGATCGACGACCCGACCGCACGCCGTCAGGCGCTGGAGTCCGGTTCGATCGACGGCTACGACCTCGTCGGTCCTGCCGACACCAAGGCGCTCGAGGACGACGGCTTCACCATGGTGTCGCGCCCGCCGTTCACGATCCTGTACCTCGCCTTCAACCAGGCGGTACCGGAGCTGCAGGACCCCAAGGTCCGTGAGGCTCTGTCGTACGCGGTCGACAAGGACGCCCTCATCACTCAGGTGCTGCCGGAGGGGACGCAGAAGGCGATCGAGTTCGTGCCCGAGGTCGTCAACGGCTACAACGCCGACGTCACGACCTTCGACTACGGCCCCGAGAAGGCCAAGGCGCTGCTCGCCGAAGCCGGCTACGACGAGGCCAACCCGCTGAAGCTGACCTTCAACTACCCGGTCAACGTCTCGCGTCCGTACATGCCGGACCCCGAGCAGATCTTCACCGTGCTGTCGTCGCAGCTGTCCGAGGTCGGCGTGGAGACCACCCCGGTCTCGGAGGAGTGGGTCGAGTACCTCGACCGCACCACCGGCACCTCGGATCACGGCATCCACCTGCTGGGATGGACCGGCGACTACAACGACACCGACAACTTCGTCGGCGTCTTCTTCGGACAGAAGAGCTCCGAGTGGGGCTTCGACAACCCGGAGCTGTTCCAGAAGCTGAACGAGGCGCGTGGCGTCTCGAACCTCGAGGACCAGACCGCGCTGTACAAAGAGATCAACGAGATGGTCGCGCAGTTCATCCCCGGCATCCCGCTCGCGCACCCGGCGCCGACCCTGGCGTTCGATCCGCGCGTGAAGAGCTACCCCGCCAGCCCGGTGAACGACGAGGTCTTCACGGGCATCGTCCTCACCAAGTAG
- a CDS encoding MurR/RpiR family transcriptional regulator: MDADVLALVRRSVSRLSAAEARVAETILADPTLVIDLAITDLAKLCQTSLSTVARFAQSLGFSGYRELRVAVARTVTLEQAQQARFSLDTTAIDPGDEPAAIAAKLAAQEIDAIEKTALGIDAVGLDRVAHALVAARHIDLFGQAASSLTAQDLLLKLSRIGCSVAHSADPHLAVTTASLRTAEDVAIAFSHSGETQETVRALEVARDAGALVVAVTSVEESTLAGVADVVLLTHAHESPFRMAAMSSRIAQLALVDVLFVRVVQLRGEPVVIPLQRTHDAAVSRQRPRLSPHD; the protein is encoded by the coding sequence GTGGACGCAGACGTTCTCGCGCTGGTGCGACGCTCGGTCTCACGACTGAGCGCAGCCGAAGCGCGCGTTGCTGAGACGATCCTGGCAGATCCGACCCTCGTGATCGATCTCGCGATCACGGATCTGGCCAAGCTCTGCCAGACGTCGCTGTCCACCGTCGCCCGGTTCGCCCAGTCGCTGGGTTTCAGCGGCTACCGCGAGCTTCGCGTCGCGGTGGCCCGCACCGTCACGCTCGAGCAGGCGCAGCAGGCGCGATTCAGCCTCGACACGACCGCGATCGATCCGGGTGATGAGCCGGCCGCGATCGCGGCGAAGCTCGCGGCGCAGGAGATCGACGCGATCGAGAAGACCGCGCTCGGCATCGACGCGGTCGGCCTCGATCGGGTCGCGCACGCTCTGGTCGCCGCCCGGCACATCGACCTCTTCGGGCAGGCCGCGTCGTCGCTGACCGCGCAGGATCTGCTGCTGAAGCTCTCACGCATCGGCTGCTCGGTCGCGCACTCCGCAGACCCTCATCTGGCCGTCACCACGGCATCACTGCGCACGGCGGAGGACGTGGCCATCGCGTTCTCGCACAGCGGTGAGACGCAGGAGACCGTGCGGGCGCTCGAGGTCGCACGCGACGCGGGCGCGCTCGTAGTGGCCGTGACGAGCGTGGAGGAGTCCACGCTCGCGGGGGTCGCCGACGTGGTGCTGCTCACGCATGCGCACGAGTCACCGTTCCGTATGGCAGCGATGTCGAGTCGCATCGCGCAGCTCGCGCTGGTCGATGTGCTGTTCGTGCGGGTCGTGCAGCTCCGAGGAGAGCCTGTCGTGATCCCGCTGCAGCGCACGCACGACGCAGCCGTCTCCCGGCAGCGCCCGCGCCTGAGCCCGCACGACTGA
- a CDS encoding ABC transporter permease, with product MSVALPPAQGGGMLDTVAIAQADLKDGPGGFWRDVFRRLRRNPTAWIGAGIVLLFILVAALAPVIAPYPETALPGAKFITPTHIPGPGELPEFPLGLDRFGGDVLSKLIWGAQASLLIGVISTALGLVGGMILGLLAGTFGGWVDTLIMRIVDIILSVPNLLLAVSIAAILGQTPYAVMIAIGASQVPIFARLLRASMLQQRSSDYVLSAQTLGLGRGSITMSHVLPNAIGPVIVQGTLTLATAVIDAAALSFLGLGGGRPETAEWGRMLTYAQAELAIAPWLAFLPGICIAVTALGFTLFGEALREAMDPRTRAR from the coding sequence ATGAGCGTCGCCCTTCCTCCCGCCCAGGGTGGCGGGATGCTCGACACCGTCGCCATCGCGCAGGCCGATCTGAAGGACGGCCCCGGTGGATTCTGGCGCGACGTGTTCCGCCGGCTGCGCCGCAACCCGACCGCCTGGATCGGAGCGGGCATCGTCCTGCTGTTCATCCTGGTCGCCGCGCTCGCACCCGTGATCGCGCCGTACCCGGAGACCGCGCTGCCGGGGGCGAAGTTCATCACTCCGACGCACATCCCCGGACCGGGGGAGCTGCCGGAGTTCCCCCTCGGGCTCGACCGTTTCGGTGGAGACGTGCTGTCGAAACTCATCTGGGGAGCACAGGCCTCGCTGCTCATCGGCGTGATCTCGACCGCTCTCGGACTGGTGGGCGGCATGATCCTCGGGCTGCTCGCCGGTACCTTCGGCGGCTGGGTCGACACGCTCATCATGCGCATCGTCGACATCATCCTGTCGGTGCCGAACCTGCTGCTCGCGGTGTCGATCGCCGCGATCCTCGGGCAGACGCCGTATGCGGTGATGATCGCGATCGGTGCCTCGCAGGTGCCGATCTTCGCGCGACTGCTGCGGGCGTCGATGCTGCAGCAGCGCTCCAGCGACTATGTGCTCTCGGCTCAGACCCTCGGTCTGGGCCGCGGGTCGATCACCATGTCGCACGTGCTCCCGAACGCCATCGGCCCCGTGATCGTGCAGGGGACCCTGACGCTCGCGACCGCCGTGATCGATGCGGCCGCGCTGTCGTTCCTCGGTCTCGGCGGAGGACGCCCGGAGACGGCGGAGTGGGGCCGCATGCTCACCTACGCGCAGGCGGAACTGGCGATCGCGCCCTGGTTGGCGTTCCTCCCCGGTATCTGCATCGCGGTCACCGCGCTCGGTTTCACGCTGTTCGGTGAAGCGCTGCGCGAGGCCATGGACCCGAGAACGAGGGCACGATGA
- a CDS encoding ABC transporter permease yields MLRTIGRRLLFLVPTLFGLSILLFAWVRALPGGPAVALLGEKATPEAVARVNELYGFNKPLIEQYFIWVGRLLQGDFGTSIQTNRPVVEEFMRRFPATLELSVMALIFAVGVGIPLGYWAARRHGKFSDHASVVLSLVGITIPVFFLAFILKYIFAVQLGWLPSDGRQNPRIDATHPTGFYVWDGIITGEFDAAWDAILHLVLPALALGTIPLAIIVRITRASVLEVQNADYVRTGRAKGVGSSTLRNRFILRNAMLPVITTIGLQTGLLISGAVLTETVFAFPGIGSFLARAIFTRDFPVLQGFIIFIAIAYALINLAVDVSYSFIDPRVRVQ; encoded by the coding sequence TTGCTGCGCACCATCGGCAGGCGACTGCTATTCCTCGTCCCCACCCTGTTCGGGCTCAGCATCCTGCTGTTCGCCTGGGTCAGGGCCCTTCCCGGCGGCCCCGCCGTCGCCCTTCTCGGTGAGAAGGCGACACCGGAGGCCGTCGCCAGAGTCAATGAGCTCTACGGCTTCAACAAGCCGCTCATCGAGCAGTACTTCATCTGGGTCGGACGTCTCCTCCAGGGAGACTTCGGCACCTCGATCCAGACCAACCGCCCCGTCGTGGAAGAGTTCATGCGACGGTTCCCCGCGACCCTCGAGCTGAGTGTGATGGCGCTGATCTTCGCGGTCGGCGTCGGCATCCCGCTCGGCTACTGGGCAGCGCGCCGTCACGGCAAGTTCAGCGACCACGCCTCGGTGGTGCTGAGCCTGGTCGGCATCACGATCCCGGTGTTCTTCCTGGCATTCATCCTCAAGTACATCTTCGCGGTGCAACTGGGCTGGCTGCCGTCGGACGGACGCCAGAATCCACGAATAGACGCCACTCATCCCACCGGGTTCTACGTGTGGGACGGCATCATCACCGGGGAGTTCGACGCGGCGTGGGATGCGATCCTGCACCTCGTGCTGCCGGCACTGGCGCTCGGAACCATCCCGCTCGCGATCATCGTCCGCATCACCAGGGCCAGCGTGCTCGAGGTGCAGAACGCGGACTATGTGCGTACGGGGCGGGCCAAGGGCGTCGGATCCTCGACGTTGCGCAACCGATTCATCCTGCGCAACGCCATGCTCCCGGTGATCACCACGATCGGGCTGCAGACCGGGCTCCTCATCTCGGGGGCGGTGCTCACCGAGACGGTGTTCGCCTTCCCGGGGATCGGCTCGTTCCTCGCGCGGGCGATCTTCACCCGTGACTTCCCGGTGCTGCAGGGCTTCATCATCTTCATCGCGATCGCCTACGCCCTGATCAACCTCGCCGTCGACGTGTCGTACAGCTTCATCGATCCGAGAGTGAGGGTCCAATGA